In Equus quagga isolate Etosha38 unplaced genomic scaffold, UCLA_HA_Equagga_1.0 73442_RagTag, whole genome shotgun sequence, the following proteins share a genomic window:
- the LOC124234230 gene encoding methyltransferase N6AMT1 isoform X2 codes for MRALSACAWGGERKMAALGLPTPLHGHVGRGAFSDVYEPAEDTFLLLDALEAAAAEFTGVEICLEVGSGSGVVSAFLASMIGPQALYMCTDINPEAAACTLETARCNSVHIQPVITDLVGSHGIEAAWAGGRNGREVMDRFFPLVPDLLSPRGLFYLVTIKENNPEEILKTMKTKGLQGTTALSRQAGQELLSILKFTRSSHTGGAP; via the exons ATGCGCGCTTTGAGTGCGTGCGCGTGGGGCGGAGAAAGAAAGATGGCGGCGCTTGGACTCCCCACGCCACTGCATGGGCACGTGGGCCGCGGCGCCTTCAGCGACGTGTACGAGCCCGCGGAGGACACGTTCCTGCTGCTGGACGCACTcgaggcggcggcggccgagTTCACGGG agtgGAAATATGCCTTGAAGTAGGATCAGGGTCTGGAGTGGTATCTGCATTCCTAGCCTCTATGATAGGTCCTCAAGCCTTGTACAT GTGCACTGATATCAACCCTGAGGCAGCAGCCTGCACCCTGGAGACAGCCCGCTGTAACAGTGTCCACATTCAACCAGTAATTACAGATTTG GTAGGAAGTCACGGAATAGAGGCAGCCTGGGCTGGTGGCAGAAATGGTCGAGAAGTCATGGACAGGTTCTTTCCGCTGGTTCCAGATCTCCTTTCACCAAGAGGATTATTCTATTTAGTTAccattaaagaaaacaatccag aagaaattctgaaaacaatGAAGACGAAAGGTCTACAAGGGACCACTGCACTTTCCAGGCAAGCAGGCCAAGAGCTCCTTT
- the LOC124234230 gene encoding methyltransferase N6AMT1 isoform X1: MRALSACAWGGERKMAALGLPTPLHGHVGRGAFSDVYEPAEDTFLLLDALEAAAAEFTGVEICLEVGSGSGVVSAFLASMIGPQALYMCTDINPEAAACTLETARCNSVHIQPVITDLVKGLLPRLKGNVDLLVFNPPYVVTPPEEVGSHGIEAAWAGGRNGREVMDRFFPLVPDLLSPRGLFYLVTIKENNPEEILKTMKTKGLQGTTALSRQAGQELLSILKFTRSSHTGGAP; the protein is encoded by the exons ATGCGCGCTTTGAGTGCGTGCGCGTGGGGCGGAGAAAGAAAGATGGCGGCGCTTGGACTCCCCACGCCACTGCATGGGCACGTGGGCCGCGGCGCCTTCAGCGACGTGTACGAGCCCGCGGAGGACACGTTCCTGCTGCTGGACGCACTcgaggcggcggcggccgagTTCACGGG agtgGAAATATGCCTTGAAGTAGGATCAGGGTCTGGAGTGGTATCTGCATTCCTAGCCTCTATGATAGGTCCTCAAGCCTTGTACAT GTGCACTGATATCAACCCTGAGGCAGCAGCCTGCACCCTGGAGACAGCCCGCTGTAACAGTGTCCACATTCAACCAGTAATTACAGATTTG GTCAAAGGCTTGCTACCAAGATTGAAGGGAAACGTTGATCTTTTGGTGTTTAATCCTCCCTATGTAGTGACTCCACCTGAAGAG GTAGGAAGTCACGGAATAGAGGCAGCCTGGGCTGGTGGCAGAAATGGTCGAGAAGTCATGGACAGGTTCTTTCCGCTGGTTCCAGATCTCCTTTCACCAAGAGGATTATTCTATTTAGTTAccattaaagaaaacaatccag aagaaattctgaaaacaatGAAGACGAAAGGTCTACAAGGGACCACTGCACTTTCCAGGCAAGCAGGCCAAGAGCTCCTTT